A window of Polaromonas hydrogenivorans contains these coding sequences:
- a CDS encoding branched-chain amino acid ABC transporter permease, whose product MKKNAYVGLYIVIAILLVLPFVLPNSFYVDLAIRMAINAVIVLGLNLLIGFAGQISMGHAGFLGIGAYASAVLPTHFGWHPLLAMGAGAVATGLLAALVARPIFKLKGHYLAMATLGLGIIINIVLRTEAALTGGPDGMPVPALGLLGFELSSDKHWYWVVALLLSVSVWASLNLIDSPFGRALRALHGSEVASQVAGVDVVRYKVSIFVISAVFASLMGSVTAHYVGFVTPNFADFFHSIELVTMVVIGGMASVYGSLVGAVLLTALPQALATFEGWETVAFGTILMICMIFMPRGLVPTLAAKFGKGA is encoded by the coding sequence ATGAAAAAGAACGCTTATGTCGGTCTCTACATCGTTATCGCCATTCTGCTGGTGCTGCCCTTTGTGCTGCCCAACAGTTTTTACGTCGATCTGGCGATTCGCATGGCCATCAACGCCGTGATTGTCCTGGGCCTGAACCTGCTGATCGGCTTTGCCGGCCAGATCAGCATGGGGCACGCCGGCTTCCTGGGGATCGGGGCCTACGCTTCTGCCGTGCTGCCAACCCACTTCGGCTGGCATCCGCTGCTCGCCATGGGGGCCGGTGCTGTTGCCACTGGCCTGCTGGCTGCGCTGGTAGCCCGGCCGATCTTCAAATTGAAGGGTCACTATCTGGCCATGGCTACCCTGGGTTTGGGCATCATCATCAACATTGTGCTGCGCACGGAGGCGGCCTTGACCGGCGGCCCGGACGGCATGCCAGTACCCGCGTTGGGCTTGCTGGGCTTTGAGTTGTCCAGCGACAAGCACTGGTATTGGGTTGTTGCCCTGCTGCTCTCGGTCAGTGTCTGGGCCTCGCTCAACCTGATCGACTCGCCATTTGGCCGCGCCCTGCGGGCTTTGCATGGCTCGGAAGTCGCTTCCCAGGTTGCCGGGGTCGATGTGGTGCGCTACAAGGTGTCAATCTTTGTCATCTCCGCGGTCTTTGCCAGCCTGATGGGCAGCGTCACGGCGCATTACGTGGGCTTTGTAACGCCCAACTTCGCCGACTTCTTCCATTCCATTGAACTGGTCACCATGGTGGTGATTGGCGGCATGGCCTCGGTCTATGGCTCCCTGGTCGGCGCCGTGCTGCTGACCGCACTGCCGCAGGCGCTGGCTACTTTTGAAGGCTGGGAAACCGTCGCTTTCGGCACCATCCTGATGATTTGCATGATCTTCATGCCCCGCGGCCTGGTGCCCACGCTGGCAGCTAAATTTGGCAAGGGAGCCTGA